The stretch of DNA ccgtagtagggattcttgtgatcccataggtgtcgtttcacaCCGACATAGTTAAAGAAGAAATTATCTTATTTAGGGTTTCCGATGGATGTGGGGAAAAGTGGAGGAGCCGGACTCTTTTTCTTTGTTGCAATAAGGACCTTTTGGGCTAAGGGCGTACAAGGAAAAAAAATAGCCCAAGCTAAGAAATTGATATGTTGGTAGCAAATACACAGACAAAATGCTCTGTGAGTGAACACACCTCTGCCGTCAACACGAGGAAAGGAGGCGGCAGAATTGTGAGAAAGAAATAGTTAGGTTGAGGAAGAAGGGGAAGGGAGTGAGCCCCCGACTCATGTGTCGCCTTCCTAGTGCAACCTGGGATACTCTCGCCACCGCAATCCTTGGGTCTCCCCGTGCTGCTCCCTGCTGTCAACACGGGCCTCTATCACGGCGGCGGTGGGCCTGCATCGAACATTCCGGGAAGCGTTCTCTAGTGGTACGAGTGCTGGTTAGTGGATGGTTTTTGTCCATAGACCCGGCCAACAATGGCCTTAATTCTGGCTAGCGATGAGCATTGACAACCTTGTTATGTTGCTCGCAGCCTTCTACTAATGGGAGGTTTGTGTATCTGGCCTACCTCGATGTGGGCGGGGGACTCCTCCAGGTTTGGGCATGGTGCGACCTTTCGTTCGCGGGGTGCCTTACCCCGATTGTTTTGAGGATGGCATTTGGTTGGCTTACAATGGGCATGGTGGCCACTTGTGGAGGACGTGGAGACCGAACTCTAGTGCTTATTCTTGTTGATACTAACGATGGTGGTGCCTTAGGGCATTGTTTCCTTCTTAAACGCGTCATCATGGATCTTCCACACTTGCCCACTCGTGTGTTCTCCGGGCGAAATCCTTAGATCCAGCATCTCGAGAAGAGGAGGATGGTGTCCTTGACTTCCTAATCTCCTTGGAGGCGCCGTCTTGGAGTCGCTGGCCAAACATTGCTTGTATGCTGTATGGGTCGTAGTGCGGTTGGCCGGTTTTAGGTTTTTGGCAAAAATTGGTGGTGGCGGGAGAGGATGGTGGTGTTCGCTCCTAGTCTTTTTCTTGCTCACGTGTTCCTTTGCCAAGGTGTGCACATTGGTCTTACATTTCCACCTAGTTTTGGAGAAGAGCCTAATGTTCTTATGTGAAGTCGGGTTAGTGAGACCGTGATCCATGTTGTTTCGCCTCATTCCCTATCAACACCCCCTCCTTAAGGGGTGTTGTCGGATGGCAACTAGACGACGACCAAGCTCAATCCCCTACCTTGCTTCTTTAGATAAAGATGGAAGCTAGAGCCCTTCTCCGCGTTGCTTGTGTCAACGAGATATGACATAGCAAGCAACGACTGTTTTCATCCTTGTAGCTATCATGGTGTTTCTTTATTTTCTGGTGGGGCTTGTATTCACCTCATCCCCTATTTTCCCCTTGTATTTTCTCATCTCTGCCGATTCTTCTTCTTAATGAATGAAACATAGCACATGAATGAAGCGTAGCGCTGCTACATTTCATCAAAAAAAAAGAAGGGGAAGGGTTCTGCAAAATGAGAAGGAAgaatggggaggaagaggaggaaaaaaTGAGAGTTCGGGTTGGTGGGCTACTGGCTCTCCATGACGGTGATGGCAGTAGGTAAGACAACCCAACAATGGATGAGTAGTGAGCTCCATGCCTGGGCGTTGGGAGTAGGTCATGGTCGATGAAATTTGttttaaaaaaattcaacattCCCTTGCACGGCACAATGACAAGTGCGTCATGCAGTGGCAAGCTCATTCCTTTGGGATTTACCACGTCGAATGCATTGAATCATGTGGACATCACGTTCATCATAAGCGAGGGTGCATAGAAAAATATGTGGCAACGTGATCAGCAACCGTGTTTTTCTTTTTGAAATAATGATCAGCGACCGTGTTGAAATAGAGGACGCTCATATATCGGGGTATTGAGTTATACTCATTTGATCAGCGAGTAATTTTTTGTCTCTCATTGCAACGCACATACATGTTTACTATGCTAACATAATCGAAATAACATATCTGCCGTGTGATTGCCTATATCTCCTCCGTTTTTTCGTTCGTTTGAACCTTTCTTCTGTATAAAATAATCACAACGGATTGGCGATGAGCAAAATATGCAGAAGTGATCAGATATCTGATTCAGCTACTTGCATCAGGCTCACACGttcgaaaagaaaaagaaaaattgctTCTCCGAACATAATTAGATGTGCTCTGTGTCATCTGTATGTATGTATGATAATCAGGCGGCTGTGTTTTCAAAATGGTTTTCCCGCTGCGGCGCATCGAAGGACGAACATCCCTAGGCGGCGACGCCGACCGGCGCCGCCCCGACGGCGGCGAGGATCTTGTCGTCGAGGTCGAAGGTCATGGCCTTCTCTCCCCGGCCGCTGCTCGCGTACTCGGCGAACCGCTCCTTGAGGTCCTCCGGCAGGTTGGTGGTGCTCGTCCATCCCAGCACCTCCTTGGCCGCCCGAGGCTCCGCGTAGAAATGCTGCAACCATCTTCGTCAGGCTCCAACCAATCCATGACGGAGATTGCGAACGTAGTGACAATTATATGTCGATCGGTGCTCTTGTTACCATGTTGCGGAAGGGGAAGGCCTTCTTGGCGTCGACGCCGGCGGCGGCCGGGTCGTAGTTGACGATCTCGACGGTGGCGCCCGCGGCCGCCGCGCACATCTTGGCCAGGCCGTTGAGCGTCACGCCGCGGTCGCTCACGCAGTTGAAGATCTTCCCGGCGGCGGCGTCGGGGTTGTCGACGGCGAGCGTGAGCATGCTGCCCAGGTCCCTCGCGTGGGAGATGTTGGTCAGCTGCATCCCCGACCCCGGGATCGGCACCGGCCGCTTCCGCACGATTCCTGCCAATTTcaatttcaatctcaatcgaagatCTCAATTAATGTGTGTTTGGTCACTGATCGAGGCTGAATGATTAAGTGATTAGTCACTGATAGAGGAAGAATGATTTTGACTTACTGTCGAAGAACCACTCCTCGCAGTCCTTGTTGTTGCCGGAGCCGGTCATGTACTGCGGCCGGAACGAGGCCCAGCTGCCGAACTCCGCCGCGATGTATTTCTCCACGCCGACGTGCCCGGCGCTCTCCTTCACGGCGTCCTGCGAGCACCAGCGTAGACAGGAATTCAGGATCATCGGCTACTCAACTCTGACCAACCGAAGAACCGAGGAGATGGAATGAATGATCACCCCCTCCACGTGCGGCGGCTCGTCGGTTTGAAGGTAAATCCCGGCGCTGCTGATGAACAGGAACTGGCCGACGCCGGCCGACTTGGCCCAGTCCGCCACCGGCCTGCACGCAACCAAACATCAAAACTTCACGCTCGGTCCCCGTGTCAAGAAACAGAGGAAGCTGTCCTGTCCGGCATACTTGACGGCGTCGAGGTCCTTGCCGTTGTTTTCCAGCACGACGTCGAAGGTCGCTCCGCCGACGGCCGCGCCGACGGTCGCCGGGTCACCCCACACCGTCTTCGCCCCGGCGCTCGTCAGCTCCTGCACGCACGCGCCGCACAGAATCCATCGTCAGAAACAGAGCAGGGAAAGCCTCCGATCACAAACTCCGACGGAGCGGCGCGTCCGACCGAGAAGCGGGAGAAGGGCGGCTTCTTCATCTTGTCCGAGCCCTCGTCGCCGACTGTGAGCACGGTGACGGCATGCCCCGCCGCGAGGAGCGCCTTGGCGAAGTAGAACCCGATGACCGCGTGGCCTCCGCTGTTGGTGTTGACGACCAGCACGTTCTTCTTGGCGGCTCCGGCGGCCTGCGCGCGCACCGGCGAGGCCGCCGCACGGGCACCGCGTCCCCTCCTCGCGACGATCGCGCCGTTCACCCGCGGGAGGAACGGCGACGACagcgacgacggcggcgagcttGAGACGCGGCCCGAGGTGAATGCGCCCGCCGCGCGCGCGGCTGTGGCGGTCGTGGCCGGggagaaggccatggaggaggacgacgaggggATGAGAGGAGGGAGTGATGAGTGGCGGGCACGGGATGCTGGGATAGGGGAGATTTTGTAGCTGCGACCTGTGAGGCCATGTGCGCTATGCTAAGATTGAATTTGTCGGGTCGTTGATGGCCTAGAGCCATGTGCCCTCTTGTGCTGGTCCACTGAGCTTCTTTATTTTTTCTTAACTTGTGAAACGACTCCTTAACCCATTCCCAAAATTTAGTTTCTTTTTTTGCCAATATGATCAAATAAATCATGGAAGTACAAAACATCTCAAACATACTAAAAAAAACTACATAGATATTCCGAGACCACTGAAGGACACTATTGTCGTCGGAATGAGCCGCTGACGTGACCTTATCATCGCTTCCTTACTTGAGACGGTTGACCTTATCGATGACAGTtgggaagtcttcgtgcacgttCCCCTAAGAAACAATAATGCCTTGGagccgtagttgttgttgttgaacCTTTGTATAGATCCGAAACACCTGACACCAAATCTCGACACATGACGAGAAACCCTAACTTCGTTGTCCCAAGGAGACAGCAGGAACCTACGCCGGAGCTCCATCGACTACGTCCGGACGAACGAACTCTAGGAAAATCGAAGTCCTGAAGACAAAATCGAAGAAGAAGTGTCGCTATCTGTCAGAGCGTCGCGAGTAAAAAAAATGACATATCCTATTAGAGAAGAAGGTTTGTTACCATTGAACATAGAAAACCCCGTCGAAAATAGACACATAACAATGAGCCCGTTTTAAGGTTGTTGACGCACTTTGACTGCCATTTCCCTATTTAGATATATTAAAACTGAGCACCCTCCCAGCCCTCTTAAGCCATCAGCATTTTTAATCGTTGGATCGTCACTTTTAGTCGTTTTTGGCCATCGGATTTGCTCTTAATTGCATCCAAATCGCGCGTGCAGGCTTCATGACGAGCGCTAGCCTTCTCGGGCCGCTGCTCCCGTGGTTTTTTCGACCATCGTAGATTcagttgggcctactgggcctataCTCTCTGATCCCGTCCAGAGCAAAAGTGGAGAACCCAAAACACTGGACGCTCGGGTCTCTTTAGCTCGCAGCCGACCCCGGGTAACCTAGGTCCGTCGCCGTCCAGAGAGAGCGCATAACCGTACTGTTGTTTATATAATGCAGTTTTCCTTAGGCACGGTCCACGTACTTTATGTTGTTTATATATATGATACTAGGGTATTACTACTTAGTGCTTCTATGTACTATACATCCAAAATTTGATGTATGATATGTCAGATATCACTTCATTAATTCGTAATGTTGTTTTTCCGGTTCTATGTATTATTAGTATGGCTGAGTAATGCAACAAGTACTTAATAACTTTTTGTACGATTAAAATTTTAATCACAAAATCAATACCTGTCTTTGCACACTTTATTTATGCATAATATTTAAGAATACTATTATTATTCTATCGCAAAAACAGACGggtgcggcaacgcgcgccatcaacgaTCTAGTTAGAGAATAAAGTGCAATGGCAAAATATTGATCAAGAGAAATAGACTAGATATCCACTTTCACGAAATCAAACCACAAAAACAAGTCATACATTCTAGTTTGTGTACATTTAATACACTCCATATGGCATACATCAACATaataatgcataaaaaaatatcaaTGTCATATATATACACCAACATGTATACGGTATACCTATTAACAAAGCAACGTGTGTTTCTtcgttttttcatccgttcaccatcaAAAGCATATTTTATctaaggtggtactaaatttttttGCGTTTGTCTGCATTTTTTCTAAGGATTAGTGTGTCCATCTGCTAGAAAAGAAAAATAGTTTGTCCAGAATTTCATACCGGGGCCGTGCGCTGAGGATCAGAAAGTTAGCCCACTTATTTTCCTGCCAACGCTGCTAGGAGAACCCTATTTGCTGCACGGGGCATTAAATAGACAGAACTTCCCAAAGTTCAGCCAAGACTGGGCTGGCTCATTTTCATCTTATCCCTGTTCTTTTTCCCTACTTTTTTaacttcattttcattttcattttccattttttttgaTAAATTCAAAATTCGAGAAATTTATAACTTCAACTTTTGGTCAAattttcataaaattcttcataattCGAAAAAATATCCTGTTTTGGAAAATGTTCAGAACTAATTTTTCTAGTACTGAAATTTATTCAAAATACAAGGAATGTTTTCGATTTCCAGaattcttcaagattttcaataagTTTTTTGCATTTTGAAAATGATCGATATTCTAAAATATTGTTGTTTTAGTggaattttgaaaaattcaaaataaattctGCATTAGAAAACAAATTTTCTAAAATTATTCTGCATGTTCAAAAGATGTTCACTTTTCAAGAATTGTTCACTAATTGAAAAAAATTCGTCTTTTTATATAAGGTTCATGTTTTCAAGAATGCTTGTgagtttaaaaaaattcaaattttcttCATGTTTTTCAGAAATGTTCTGAGTTTTCAAAAAACTATTCGGGATTTCAAAAATTGTTGATGTTTCCAAAAATATTCTGAAATTAGTTCTTACATTtatgaaaagtaaaaaaaacacaaaaaagttTTGAATCTGACGTTACAATATGTTCTTAGATATGCACACTGGCCATTGGTTATTCGGACGTATTTGTTCGAGTGGCTAGCAGCATGTCGTGAGTTTGATCTTTCAAGTCATGTTTTTGTTGCATTTTTTCTCGTGCCTTAGAAACATGGGTCATTTTGGTGCATCAGTGGATCCCGTCCCATGCGCTATTCGACGCAACTAGCGTCAGATATTAGCTCCCACACAGATGGCGAAATTAAAAAGCAAACTTCGTTGCTTTGTCACCCAGGCTATATTGGGCCTCAGGTGCACTACCCTACTGGGCCTGCTCTGTATCCGGCCCATCGATCCTTGCTGAGCGTGGCAAAAATATTTTAATTTTACAGCCGTAAGGAATCAAACTTACAACATCCCATCCAATTACTCAGGTGGATGCCAACTGAGCAAGGTGGCCTTTGTTACACAAAAATTGTTGGTCCTCATATTAAATATATGTATAGATTTTGTTCCGTCCACAAGTAATTCCTGAATTTTTTTTGTCCCATGGGTGGGCTGAATTGGGCCTACCACACAATTGGGCCTACCATGGGTGGACGAGCAACAAAAAAATTGAGGTCACGAGAGGATTGAACTATGGACCTTCTCAATTGTGTTGGtggacaaaactaactcaattagctTGCAGTTATAATAGGAATAGTCCTAGCTTGGAGCTTTACACTAAATCCTATCAGTTTTTATATGTCTCTATGTTGTCTCGAAATAAGGAATTTGTCTTGAGAATCATGAGAACATGGACTCCATAAATTATTACCGGTGGTAGCTTGCACGTGTCAATAAAAAATAATATGTCGAGATTGTGAGCACTTATCAATAAAAGAGAATATGCTGGTTTATTTGATTAAAACATTGTGGGCACATGAAATAATCAAAGAGAATAAACCCCCAAAAGAAGGGACATTCATGCCTAGTTATATGCTTATTATGCTAGTAAAACATGATTGATGCGCTGCAATTAGCAATCCATTTGGTTACGTCCTCATAGGGACATCAACTAACCCCACCAGTATCAAGATCTCATGGGAAAACATGACCCTTGAGAAGACAATAGCTCCTCGCTCTATCGGCCACCTCTACAGAGACCATTTTCGGTGTACACGTCATTTATCTCTTCCGTTGCTTCTCATAAAAAAATATCTCTCCCATTGCAAAgcatgggcatatgtgctagtatataATAATACATACATCCATGTCATCTATATAGAGCAATATTAGCAATCCATCATTCAAAAAGGCAGACCACTATATATGCCAACATATACAAAATTATCAAATAAAAGCATACCACTCTATACACGAACATATAAAAAAACATACACACATTCAATTTGCATATACATTCAAAAACAAAATTACTACCAATTAGgggcagcaaacaatcaagcatatGACTATATATACACCAACATATACAAAATTACCAATGCACACAAAACTTTTCAATTGGATTACTAATACTAAAAAAATTCTACACTAAGCATATAAATCGGATTCTACACAAAGCATATcatccttggattctacactaagcatatcaatcAATCAATCCATAAGCATATCATCCATGGTGGCATGTATATCAATCAATCATTACATACTAAAAATTTTGTACACTAAAAATTTCTACAATAATCATATCATCCATGTATTCTACACGAAGCATATCATCCGGTATGTATCAATCACTCTATGGATTATACCATAAGCATATCATCCATGGATTCTACACTAAAAAAATTCTACAATAAAAATAATTGGGCATGGCTGAGCACGAGGGAGGTGCGAGGGGATGGGAAGGAGGGTTGGGATCGAGCCTGTTGTCATGGCGACTCGCTTTGGTGGTGTGGCGGCGAGCATCAAGGTCCGGTGATGATGACGAGCGGCAAGGTCCAGTGGTTGGTCGCGAGAGGGTGTACGCCGAGTAGCCGATAAATTACACTCGGCTTCTGAGGATACACCATGCAACATATATTTTTCGTGTAGGTTGTGGAGGATCATGGCATGTGTGGGGTGAGGTATACGTGGCACACACAACCCACCATATCCATGGCAGAAGGAACCCTGTGAGAACGGAAGGAAGAATGTGTGTGTGGTGCTTGGTGAAATGCGACAGAGGAATGGAGGTTGGGAGGGGAATTGAGGAGTGTGATGCACTGAGACTTATGCTTGTCGAGCAGGGAGATGCCATCATCCGTGAAGGAGGCCTTGAATTTCATGGAGACTTGCGCTCCTTGATGGTAGCGGCAGCGGATTTGGTTCCTCTTCTCGATGGGTGGCAAGGGATGGGTGGTGGGTCATCCTTGCCTGTAATGAATTGACTCAATAGAAACGGTTACCTACCAGCAGTAAAAGCTCTGTCCCACTTTCAAGTAAAATGAATGTACAAACTAGATAGAACATGTACGATCGTCTACTTAAGGATTTTTGAGAGCCCTAGATGCCAGGGATAAAGAGGGCACTTGAGCTCATGACCAGAAACGCATGGCTCCCTCCATCCACTCCCTCAACAGCACCCTCCCTGATATATATGGGATGTCCACTCTACATCCGCCATTGTAATTTTCCCCCATTCTCACCTTGATGCCTCATTTTCCATAGCCATTGGTGTAAGCTTGGCATGGAGTTCACTACTCGTCCAATGTGGTGTTGACCTACCTATTGACATCGCTGTCACAACGAGCCACTAGCCCAACAACTCGCCCGCTATTTTCTTCCTCCTTTCCCTCTCCTCATTCTTCCTTCTCATTTTGTGGAACCcgttgccttcttcttcttcttcttttttgatgAAATACAACAGGTTTACGTTTCACTCACATGCTACGCTTCATTCATTTAGAAGAAGAACCAACATAGATGAGAAAATACAAAAGGGGAAAATAGGGGATGAGGTGAATACAAGCCACGCCAGAAAAGAAAGAAACAACATGACAACTACAATGATGGAAATAGTCACCGCTTGCTATGTCATATCTTGCTGACACAACCAACACGGACGAGGGATCTAGCTTCCATCTTCATTCGACGAAGCAAGGTAGGGGATTGAGCTTGGTCATCGCTCGGTTGCCATCCGACAACACCCTTAAGGACGGGTCTTGATAGGGAATGAGGCAAACTAAGATGGATCACGGTCTCGCTAACCTGACTTCGGATAAGAACACCAGGCTCTTCTGCTAACTAGCTGGAACGGTAAGACCAATGTGCATAGCTTGGCAAAGGAACacatgagcaagaaaagactaggacCAAACACCACTACCCTCTCCCGGCACATCCAGTTGTAGCCACAAACCTCAAACCGGCCAAGGGCCAACCACACTACAACCAATCCATCAAACAAGCAACGTGTCGTCGGCGACTCCAATACGGCGCCTCCAAGGTGTTACGAAGTCAAGGACGCCATCACACTCTGCTCTAGATGCTGGATCTAAAGCTTTCGCCCGGAGAACATACGACTGGGAAAGTGTGGAAGATCCATCATGATGCATTTAAGAAGGAAAACAATGCCCTAAGGCACCATCATCGTTGTTACCAGCAAAAGCGAGCACATGGCTTTCACCCACAACAACACACATCACTGCTGCCAAAAGAACCACCTCGCCATAGAATCCAGTAAGCACTAGAGTTGGATCTCCACGACTTCCACAAGTGGACACCATGTCCGTTGCAAGCCAGCCTAAAACACTCTTCAAAAGAACGGGGGTAGGGCACCCCACCAACGGAAGGTCACGCACCATGCCCAAACCTGGAGGAGTCCCGCCCACAATGAGGTgggccacactactaggaaaaggcctactaatggcgcacctaatttggccattaatggcgcattagtggtgcgccattagtgccacactattagtatattttactaatggcgcatcactggtgcgccattagtatctggtatattaatggcggacctcagatgcgccattagtatatacaacagtgcaccattagtatgcctcccaggggggccatgtatacccaggtgctttggcatactaatggcgacaacaacaagatgcgccattagtaacttcggcatactaatggcgcactgtttaatgatgtgccattagtatcctttggcatactaatggtgcactgtgatgtgatgcgccattagtatgaatattaagttttttttatttttttattttctgttttttgcacaggttacaaaatgtataattggacaaaatatagatagcacacatcaacaacagattcatcgaatacaatagaagattagtctctgaatacaattcatcatattagtctccgaatacaattcatcatattagtctccaaattgaaaagaccgaacaaagatagaacattatattacaagtctcgagactgcgagtagcgagtttgtcttcacattacaagtcgatatcgatcatctaaactaccatcacatagaagagagctgcggtcatcacgatgagcatcatcacgaagaaactcgtcttcatccggttcctccaacgctccctcccctctcccactagatagcgggcgtatctagattcggcctcggccctagtggtgtaccctttgtaactgttaccgctgaatcggtgaacctgtctccgacactcctcccagtcgtcgtagactccgggaaccttacccttgtacacgacatacgacggcatcgctatgcactagccaaacgaaacgttagtaccaattcacagacaatacataagcaatatataagtatgcaacagaacggtcgaaagagaaaagcaagacattaatagcatcgattacatctaagttgaacgactctcgaaaccaaagagacatactacaagttcattaaagtttaattacaacatgagccaatcgatgtttcagaactagacacagcatcactgctttcgactcgactcaagggaccggagcgtggatgaagccgccgtctatcgtgggagtcatgaaataacggtcgttgtcagcctgcatttgtagcattgtgtcgatgtcactgttggacggttgatttctgaggtagaactgccccgaggtacgaaggacatcttgatggatgatttccgcaaactccgactgaatgcgaaagaattcttgtctgatgtccgcgtcctggattgccgacacgctcgcggcccaatctttgagtttactcggtagcagaagttgatgatggtcccgtacgatcgcccgcatgtgatggatggcgtagtaggcacccttctgaccgccaggcggctgcttgacacagcagaacgtcgtattgtgggagaacacgtgcttgccatacttacgaataggcctggtgaaggtgcctccagatttagcatagccggggagaacatcatcaagaaccttcttgacatttgtgtagtctacgttcgaatgACGGTCcaggtcaaaatacgtggccatggaatatttggggcttaggaggatgagcgtgcaatgtgtgtcactgcagaaaacacggaatgttaaaagaaaaacgatcgaaatctaagaattcatatgttacggggcggttgaggggaggacttactcgggaaagtaaggcacgaggaagttatccttatcttggtttgccagaatgacgccttcgaggtaagaactcgcgacttgccggtccccagcgctgcccaagatcttggcacgcatgtagaaggggtcgactatcacgatgtccggggtcttgccgcgaatgatccgcatctccatactcagcaaaaatagccgaacaaaggtgtagtgcagcggatgaaggttcaacatagcgtggatgtcatcaaacctcaggacgatcgtacccccgatggagttatccacaaagcccttgccctctggcaccttggccgcgaaaaccgggtatgccacatccttctctctgagacgccgcttctccaaagaaagaacacagtcatgcagactccgcatagcaccggttgcagcatcgagcatatttctcggtagcatcggcctacccgccacatgcagcctcctcattaaatcctcaagtgaaggtggcccgtcctaagcacggatcgtactcggtgccggctggcccgcacccttgttagtctttcttttgcgtttcttcttcttctcctgtaatgggaccgagttctgctcacagaccgccttcttgagtgtgttggggctgataatatttcgcacctcgcctatctgaggctcggtgaagtcggcagctggaggcgtctcctgagagctgaactgtagacgacgcctgttgcaacttggcttctccgcggtaccagctagatcgcgcacgtcttttgttgggttgcgttcttcagaaggaggccccatgaagtcgccaccgtacccatgatcggcaaagtactgatcgacgttgccaaatgtatcctcgtcgtcgtcgttctgatcctatgccatatgcatgtttggatccagtggcatagggatgtccggcactgttgcggcggtcttgccatggggctgacttggcgccggcacgactggcggtgttgtctttggggtggtgtcccccgcccccaaacgaatctggctcttcggccaaagcaggggccagctcaggcaggcgctgagggtcatcacgtcatcatcgtcggccccgacgggtcga from Triticum dicoccoides isolate Atlit2015 ecotype Zavitan chromosome 6A, WEW_v2.0, whole genome shotgun sequence encodes:
- the LOC119319364 gene encoding chloroplast stem-loop binding protein of 41 kDa a, chloroplastic-like — protein: MAFSPATTATAARAAGAFTSGRVSSSPPSSLSSPFLPRVNGAIVARRGRGARAAASPVRAQAAGAAKKNVLVVNTNSGGHAVIGFYFAKALLAAGHAVTVLTVGDEGSDKMKKPPFSRFSELTSAGAKTVWGDPATVGAAVGGATFDVVLENNGKDLDAVKPVADWAKSAGVGQFLFISSAGIYLQTDEPPHVEGDAVKESAGHVGVEKYIAAEFGSWASFRPQYMTGSGNNKDCEEWFFDRIVRKRPVPIPGSGMQLTNISHARDLGSMLTLAVDNPDAAAGKIFNCVSDRGVTLNGLAKMCAAAAGATVEIVNYDPAAAGVDAKKAFPFRNMHFYAEPRAAKEVLGWTSTTNLPEDLKERFAEYASSGRGEKAMTFDLDDKILAAVGAAPVGVAA